One genomic segment of Chelonia mydas isolate rCheMyd1 chromosome 1, rCheMyd1.pri.v2, whole genome shotgun sequence includes these proteins:
- the LRRC32 gene encoding transforming growth factor beta activator LRRC32: MKLYLLLFLAANGGISSHRPLEESPCEMVKMKAFCHGKELHRIPPELHPNINKIDLSGNQIKNISEKPLTFYTSLQHLDLRSNQISFIEPGVFTHMTSLMEVNLANNQLDELAQHRTPGVGLLPEIRTLDLSHNRLYNGMAEYFIHKAPSLQYLSLAENSITVILRRMFQGSPALVEVDLHSNIIMEIEEGAFETLVHLTKLNLSMNSITCISDFNLRQLQILDLSRNSIESFHTTESKEEYNLRWLDLSENKLLRFPVFPQVNKLAYLNLSKNLMQLTADSAHNEMDYMERDWLEAPFHLLDQKQNTNTSSLYLSQLLYLDLSYNEIKSIPNEFFESMSSLRFLNLSKNCLQTFAVNYDSALISLAILDLSFNALQNLLLDASTLTNLQELYIQNNHLQALQFDIFASLPSIKLLNLQSNNISFCSMYSGLAKQRLPGEETGCVSFVDFPALRYLYLADNMLKNLPIYAFYKTSIILLELSMNQGLKIEAKALSGLETSLEYLNLHGNGMTVLNIDLPRFHHLKHLNLSENQLSWLPKWGSDASLEVLDLQKNSFSNLQSSNILALENSLKNLYLAGNPLSCCGNVWLSSIIHNKNVEIPGVEQITCQHSKSFGYQEEIYISNVRPEVCEKEDLKKINLLIILTVALVLSVIIIGLGSFCCFRRQKFSQQFKA, translated from the exons ATGAAACTGTATCTTTTACTCTTCCTGGCAGCGAACGGAGGGATCTCTAGCCATCGGCCCTTGGAAGAGTCGCCCTGTGAAATG GTAAAGATGAAGGCATTTTGTCATGGCAAAGAGCTTCACCGAATCCCTCCAGAGCTCCATCCaaacataaataaaatagatttgTCTGGAAATCAGATAAAAAATATCTCTGAGAAGCCACTGACATTTTATACCTCGCTCCAGCATTTGGATTTAAGATCCAACCAAATAAGTTTCATTGAGCCTGGAGTCTTCACACACATGACAAGCCTGATGGAGGTAAATTTAGCCAATAACCAGTTAGATGAGTTGGCTCAGCATAGGACACCGGGGGTTGGACTTTTACCAGAGATCAGAACACTGGACTTGTCCCACAACAGACTTTACAATGGAATGGCTGAATATTTTATACACAAAGCACCATCACTTCAGTATCTTTCCTTGGCAGAAAACAGCATTACCGTGATATTGCGCAGGATGTTTCAGGGGTCTCCAGCTCTTGTTGAGGTTGACCTCCACAGTAATATCATCATGGAAATAGAAGAAGGTGCCTTTGAAACTCTGGTGCATCTCACCAAGCTCAATCTCTCCATGAACTCGATCACTTGCATCTCAGATTTCAACCTCAGACAACTGCAGATACTCGACCTCAGTAGGAACAGCATTGAGAGTTTTCATACCACAGAGTCAAAGGAAGAGTATAACCTGAGGTGGCTGGATCTTAGTGAGAACAAGCTACTGCGCTTCCCAGTTTTCCCCCAGGTGAACAAGCTGGCGTATCTGAATTTATCTAAGAATTTAATGCAGCTTACTGCAGACTCTGCTCACAATGAGATGGACTATATGGAAAGGGACTGGCTAGAAGCTCCTTTTCATCTTCTGGATCAGAAGCAAAATACGAACACAAGTTCTCTGTATCTATCCCAGCTTTTATATTTAGACTTAAGTTATAATGAGATCAAATCCATCCCAAATGAGTTCTTTGAGTCAATGTCCTCCCTTCGGTTTCTTAATCTCAGTAAAAATTGTCTCCAGACATTTGCAGTAAATTATGACAGTGCATTGATATCACTAGCCATCCTTGATTTAAGCTTCAATGCTTTGCAAAATCTCTTACTAGATGCCAGCACATTGACTAATTTACAGGAGCTCTACATTCAAAACAATCATCTCCAAGCCCTCCAATTTGATATCTTTGCAAGCCTTCCCAGCATCAAATTGCTTAATCTCCAGAGTAATAATATTAGCTTTTGCAGCATGTATTCAGGATTAGCTAAACAAAGGCTTCCTGGAGAGGAGACTGGTTGTGTATCATTTGTTGACTTCCCTGCTCTTAGGTACTTATATCTAGCTGACAACATGTTGAAGAATTTACCAATATATGCTTTTTACAAGACTTCAATAATTCTCCTGGAGCTCTCcatgaaccaaggactgaaaatAGAGGCTAAAGCACTATCAGGACTGGAGACATCTCTTGAGTATTTGAATTTACATGGCAATGGCATGACAGTTTTAAATATTGACCTGCCTCGTTTTCATCATCTTAAACATTTAAACCTGTCGGAAAATCAGCTGAGCTGGTTACCCAAATGGGGTAGTGATGCTTCGTTGGAAGTTCTGGATCTACAGAAAAACAGTTTTAGTAATCTACAAAGCAGTAACATTTTAGCATTAGAGAACTCTCTTAAAAACTTATATCTTGCTGGGAACCCACTCAGCTGCTGTGGAAATGTCTGGCTCTCATCTATAATCCATAATAAAAATGTAGAGATCCCTGGTGTAGAGCAGATAACATGCCAGCACTCCAAGAGCTTTGGGTACCAAGAAGAAATTTATATTAGCAACGTAAGACCAGAAGTCTGTGAAAAAGAGGATCTAAAGAAAATCAACTTGCTTATTATACTAACGGTTGCATTAGTTTTATCAGTGATCATCATTGGACTGGGTTCATTCTGCTGCTTCCGCAGACAAAAGTTTAGCCAGCAATTTAAAGCATAG